The Streptomyces sp. NBC_00670 genome window below encodes:
- a CDS encoding multifunctional oxoglutarate decarboxylase/oxoglutarate dehydrogenase thiamine pyrophosphate-binding subunit/dihydrolipoyllysine-residue succinyltransferase subunit: MSPQSPSNSSISTETDQAGKNPAASFGANEWLVDEIYQQYLQDPNSVDRAWWDFFADYKPGAAATPAPAGDAAAGAARTDAAPTTPAQPVAPAPRAAQPAAPAQPATPTAAPAAAPAKQAAKPAAAAPAKPAAAAKAAPAAKAAPATEAPQGPEYVTLRGPSAAVAKNMNASLEMPTATSVRAVPVKLLFDNRIVINNHLKRARGGKISFTHLIGYAMVQAIKAMPSMNWHYAEKDGKPTLVKPEHVTFGLAIDLVKPNGDRQLVVAGIKKAETLNFFEFWQAYEDIVRRAREGKLTMEDFSGVTVSLTNPGGLGTVHSVPRLMPGQSVIMGVGSMDYPAEFQGTSQDTLNKLGVSKVMTLTSTYDHRVIQGAASGEFLRIVANLLLGENEFYDEIFKALRIPYEPVRWLKDIDASHDDDVTKAARVFELIHSYRVRGHVMADTDPLEYQQRKHPDLDITEHGLTLWDLEREFAVGGFAGKSLMKLRDILGVLRDSYCRTTGIEFMHIQDPKQRKWIQDRIERPHSKPEREEQLRILRRLNAAEAFETFLQTKYVGQKRFSLEGGESVIPLLDAVLDSAAESRLDEVVIGMAHRGRLNVLANIVGKSYAQIFREFEGNLDPKSMHGSGDVKYHLGAEGTFTGLDGEQIRVSLAANPSHLETVDPVIEGITRAKQDIINKGGTDFTVMPVAIHGDAAFAGQGVVAETLNMSQLRGYRTGGTVHIVINNQVGFTAAPESSRSSMYATDVARMIEAPIFHVNGDDPEAVVRVARLAFEFRQAFNKDVVIDLICYRRRGHNESDNPAFTQPLMYDLIDKKRSVRKLYTESLIGRGDITLEEAEQALQDYQGQLEKVFTEVREATAQPAAPHSPDPQAEFPVSVSTAISTEVVKRIAESQVNIPDHFTVHPRLLPQLQRRASMVEDGTIDWGMGETLAIGSLLLEGTPVRLSGQDSRRGTFGQRHAVLIDRETGEDYTPLLYLSQEQARYNVYDSLLSEYAVMGFEYGYSLARPDALVMWEAQFGDFVNGAQSVVDEYISAAEQKWGQTSGVTLLLPHGYEGQGPDHSSARIERFLQLCAQNNMTVAQPTLPSNYFHLLRWQVHNPHHKPLVVFTPKSMLRLKAAASKAEEFTTGQFRPVIGDDTVDPAAVKKVVFCAGKVYYDLAAERQKRGAHDTAIIRIERLYPLPGAELQAEIAKYPNAEKYLWTQEEPANQGAWPFIALNLIDHLDLAVGADVPHSERLRRISRPHSSSPAVGSAKRHQAEQEQLVREVFEA; encoded by the coding sequence GTGTCGCCACAGTCCCCCAGTAACTCGAGCATCTCCACCGAGACCGACCAAGCCGGGAAGAACCCCGCGGCCTCGTTCGGTGCCAATGAGTGGCTCGTCGACGAGATCTATCAGCAGTACCTCCAGGACCCGAATTCGGTAGACCGCGCCTGGTGGGACTTCTTCGCGGACTACAAGCCGGGGGCGGCTGCCACCCCGGCTCCGGCGGGTGACGCGGCCGCGGGGGCCGCGCGGACCGACGCCGCTCCCACCACCCCGGCGCAGCCGGTCGCTCCGGCGCCGCGCGCCGCGCAGCCGGCCGCCCCCGCGCAGCCCGCCACGCCGACGGCCGCGCCCGCCGCCGCACCGGCCAAGCAGGCCGCGAAGCCCGCTGCGGCGGCCCCCGCGAAGCCGGCCGCCGCCGCCAAGGCCGCACCGGCCGCCAAGGCGGCCCCGGCCACCGAGGCCCCCCAGGGCCCCGAGTACGTGACGCTGCGCGGTCCCTCCGCGGCCGTGGCGAAGAACATGAACGCCTCCCTGGAGATGCCCACGGCCACGTCCGTGCGCGCGGTCCCGGTGAAGCTGCTGTTCGACAACCGCATCGTCATCAACAACCACCTCAAGCGGGCCCGGGGCGGGAAGATCTCCTTCACCCACCTCATCGGCTACGCGATGGTGCAGGCCATCAAGGCCATGCCGTCGATGAACTGGCACTACGCGGAGAAGGACGGCAAGCCGACCCTCGTCAAGCCGGAGCACGTCACCTTCGGCCTGGCGATCGACCTGGTGAAGCCCAACGGCGACCGCCAGCTCGTCGTCGCCGGCATCAAGAAGGCCGAGACGCTGAACTTCTTCGAGTTCTGGCAGGCCTACGAGGACATCGTCCGCCGCGCCCGCGAGGGCAAGCTGACGATGGAGGACTTCAGCGGCGTCACGGTCTCCCTGACCAACCCCGGCGGCCTGGGCACCGTCCACTCCGTGCCGCGGCTGATGCCCGGCCAGTCGGTCATCATGGGCGTCGGCTCCATGGACTACCCGGCCGAGTTCCAGGGCACCTCCCAGGACACCCTGAACAAGCTGGGCGTCTCCAAGGTGATGACCCTCACCTCGACGTACGACCACCGGGTCATCCAGGGCGCCGCCTCCGGCGAGTTCCTGCGGATCGTCGCCAACCTGCTGCTCGGCGAGAACGAGTTCTACGACGAGATCTTCAAGGCGCTGCGCATCCCCTACGAGCCGGTCCGCTGGCTCAAGGACATCGACGCCAGCCACGACGACGACGTCACCAAGGCCGCCCGCGTCTTCGAGCTGATCCACTCCTACCGGGTCCGCGGCCACGTCATGGCCGACACCGACCCGCTGGAGTACCAGCAGCGCAAGCACCCCGACCTGGACATCACCGAGCACGGGCTCACCCTGTGGGACCTGGAGCGCGAGTTCGCGGTCGGCGGCTTCGCGGGCAAGTCCCTGATGAAGCTGCGCGACATCCTCGGCGTGCTGCGCGACTCGTACTGCCGTACGACCGGCATCGAGTTCATGCACATCCAGGACCCCAAGCAGCGCAAGTGGATCCAGGACCGCATCGAGCGCCCGCACAGCAAGCCCGAGCGCGAGGAGCAGCTGCGCATCCTGCGCCGGCTGAACGCGGCGGAGGCCTTCGAGACCTTCCTGCAGACGAAGTACGTCGGCCAGAAGCGGTTCTCCCTGGAGGGCGGCGAGTCCGTCATCCCGCTGCTCGACGCCGTGCTGGACTCGGCCGCCGAGTCGCGCCTGGACGAGGTCGTCATCGGCATGGCCCACCGCGGCCGGCTGAACGTGCTGGCGAACATCGTCGGCAAGTCGTACGCGCAGATCTTCCGCGAGTTCGAGGGCAACCTCGACCCGAAGTCGATGCACGGCTCCGGCGACGTCAAGTACCACCTGGGTGCCGAGGGCACCTTCACCGGTCTGGACGGCGAGCAGATCCGCGTCTCGCTGGCCGCGAACCCCTCCCACCTGGAGACGGTCGACCCGGTCATCGAGGGCATCACCCGCGCCAAGCAGGACATCATCAACAAGGGCGGCACCGACTTCACGGTCATGCCGGTGGCGATCCACGGCGACGCGGCCTTCGCGGGCCAGGGCGTGGTGGCCGAGACCCTGAACATGTCGCAGCTGCGCGGCTACCGCACCGGCGGCACGGTGCACATCGTCATCAACAACCAGGTCGGCTTCACCGCCGCCCCGGAGTCCTCGCGCTCGTCCATGTACGCCACGGACGTGGCCCGCATGATCGAGGCCCCGATCTTCCACGTGAACGGCGACGACCCGGAGGCCGTCGTGCGCGTGGCGCGGCTCGCCTTCGAGTTCCGCCAGGCGTTCAACAAGGACGTGGTGATCGACCTCATCTGCTACCGCCGCCGCGGTCACAACGAGTCGGACAACCCGGCCTTCACCCAGCCGCTGATGTACGACCTGATCGACAAGAAGCGCTCGGTGCGCAAGCTCTACACCGAGTCCCTCATCGGTCGCGGCGACATCACCCTGGAGGAGGCCGAGCAGGCGCTCCAGGACTACCAGGGCCAGCTGGAGAAGGTCTTCACGGAGGTCCGCGAGGCCACCGCGCAGCCGGCCGCCCCGCACTCGCCCGACCCGCAGGCCGAGTTCCCGGTCTCCGTCAGCACCGCGATCTCCACGGAGGTCGTCAAGCGGATCGCCGAGTCCCAGGTCAACATCCCCGACCACTTCACCGTCCACCCGCGCCTGCTGCCGCAGCTCCAGCGCCGGGCGTCGATGGTCGAGGACGGCACGATCGACTGGGGCATGGGCGAGACCCTCGCCATCGGCTCCCTCCTCCTGGAGGGCACCCCGGTGCGCCTGTCCGGGCAGGACTCCCGCCGCGGCACGTTCGGCCAGCGCCACGCGGTCCTGATCGACCGCGAGACCGGCGAGGACTACACCCCGCTGCTGTACCTGTCGCAGGAGCAGGCCCGCTACAACGTCTACGACTCGCTGCTCTCCGAGTACGCGGTCATGGGCTTCGAGTACGGCTACTCGCTCGCCCGTCCGGACGCGCTGGTGATGTGGGAGGCGCAGTTCGGCGACTTCGTCAACGGTGCCCAGTCGGTGGTGGACGAGTACATCTCGGCCGCCGAGCAGAAGTGGGGCCAGACCTCCGGCGTCACGCTGCTGCTCCCGCACGGCTACGAGGGCCAGGGCCCGGACCACTCCTCGGCCCGCATCGAGCGGTTCCTCCAGCTGTGCGCGCAGAACAACATGACGGTCGCCCAGCCGACGCTGCCGTCGAACTACTTCCACCTCCTGCGGTGGCAGGTGCACAACCCGCACCACAAGCCGCTGGTCGTCTTCACCCCGAAGTCGATGCTGCGCCTGAAGGCGGCGGCCTCGAAGGCGGAGGAGTTCACCACCGGCCAGTTCCGTCCGGTCATCGGTGACGACACGGTCGACCCGGCCGCCGTCAAGAAGGTCGTCTTCTGCGCGGGCAAGGTCTACTACGACCTCGCCGCCGAGCGTCAGAAGCGCGGCGCGCACGACACGGCCATCATCCGCATCGAGCGCCTGTACCCGCTGCCGGGTGCCGAGCTCCAGGCGGAGATCGCCAAGTACCCGAACGCCGAGAAGTACCTGTGGACGCAGGAGGAGCCGGCGAACCAGGGTGCCTGGCCGTTCATCGCGCTCAACCTGATCGACCACCTGGACCTGGCGGTCGGCGCGGACGTCCCGCACAGCGAGCGCCTGCGCCGCATCTCCCGGCCGCACTCCTCCTCCCCCGCCGTGGGTTCCGCGAAGCGGCACCAGGCGGAGCAGGAGCAGCTGGTCCGCGAGGTGTTCGAGGCGTAA
- a CDS encoding HAMP domain-containing sensor histidine kinase: MWPFSVKTKLGTLVVVSVFITTGLLMIAVRTQTELRFITVFSVIATLLITQFVAHSLTAPLDEMNAVARSISHGDYTRRVRENRRDELGDLAQTINRMADELEAQDSRRKELVANVSHELRTPIAGLRAVLENIVDGVTEADPETMRTALRQTERLGRLVETLLDLSRLDNGVVPLKKRRFEVWPYLAEMLKEANMVASARAGIASGSGGHTRKDVHLHLDVHPPELTAHADPERIHQVMANLIDNAVKHSPPHGRVTVRARPGQAPDSLDLEVLDEGPGIPRSEWHRVFERFNRGAVRSPHGPGSDGGTGLGLAIARWAVDLHGGRIGVAESERGCRIRVTLPGLPSSPS; the protein is encoded by the coding sequence CTGTGGCCCTTCTCCGTCAAGACCAAGCTCGGCACGCTGGTCGTCGTCTCCGTCTTCATCACCACCGGTCTGCTGATGATCGCCGTGCGGACCCAGACCGAGCTGCGCTTCATCACCGTCTTCTCGGTGATCGCCACCCTGCTGATCACCCAGTTCGTGGCGCACTCACTGACCGCCCCGCTGGACGAGATGAACGCCGTGGCCCGCTCCATCTCGCACGGCGACTACACCCGCCGGGTGCGCGAGAACCGCCGCGACGAGCTGGGCGACCTGGCGCAGACGATCAACCGCATGGCCGACGAGCTGGAGGCGCAGGACAGCCGGCGCAAGGAGCTGGTGGCGAACGTCTCGCACGAGCTGCGCACGCCCATCGCGGGGCTGCGCGCGGTGCTGGAGAACATCGTGGACGGCGTCACCGAGGCCGATCCCGAGACGATGCGCACGGCGCTGCGGCAGACCGAGCGGCTCGGCCGCCTGGTGGAGACGCTGCTGGACCTCTCCCGGCTGGACAACGGCGTCGTCCCGCTGAAGAAACGTCGCTTCGAGGTGTGGCCGTACCTGGCCGAGATGCTGAAGGAGGCCAACATGGTGGCCTCCGCGCGGGCGGGCATCGCCTCCGGCTCCGGCGGTCACACCCGCAAGGACGTCCATCTGCACCTCGACGTCCATCCGCCGGAGCTGACCGCGCACGCGGATCCGGAGCGCATCCACCAGGTCATGGCGAACCTCATCGACAACGCCGTCAAGCACAGCCCCCCGCACGGCAGGGTGACGGTCAGGGCGCGGCCGGGGCAGGCGCCGGACTCGCTCGACCTGGAGGTGCTCGACGAGGGGCCGGGCATTCCGCGCTCCGAGTGGCACCGGGTGTTCGAGCGGTTCAACCGGGGCGCGGTCCGCTCCCCGCACGGGCCCGGCAGCGACGGCGGCACGGGTCTGGGGCTGGCGATCGCGCGCTGGGCGGTGGACCTGCACGGTGGCCGGATCGGCGTGGCCGAAAGCGAGCGGGGCTGCCGCATCCGGGTCACCCTTCCCGGGCTTCCCTCTTCGCCAAGTTGA
- a CDS encoding spermidine synthase: MPHPDHNPTEPPVTLDTRPGPAGDITLRRHGPHLQIIANGCFLMDTSDGRSERRLVDAAHEALTGGRENPAVLIGGLGVGFSLAHAAADPRWGPITVVEREPAVIDWHRTGPLSPYTADARADPRTRILEADLITYVNETSDTYDALCLDIDNGPDWTVTEDNETLYSPPGLASCARVLRPGGVLAVWSAQPSPEFEGTLRNAGFQQVRTEEIPVARGVPDVVHLAVRPG, encoded by the coding sequence ATGCCCCACCCGGACCACAACCCCACCGAACCCCCCGTCACCCTCGACACCCGCCCCGGTCCCGCCGGCGACATCACCCTCCGCCGCCACGGCCCCCACCTCCAGATCATCGCCAACGGCTGCTTCCTCATGGACACCTCCGACGGCCGCTCCGAACGCCGCCTCGTCGACGCGGCCCACGAAGCCCTGACCGGAGGTCGGGAAAACCCCGCCGTCCTCATCGGCGGCCTCGGCGTCGGCTTCTCCCTCGCCCACGCCGCCGCCGACCCCCGCTGGGGCCCCATCACGGTCGTGGAACGCGAACCCGCCGTCATCGACTGGCACCGCACCGGCCCCCTCTCCCCCTACACCGCCGACGCCCGCGCGGACCCCCGCACCCGCATCCTCGAAGCGGATCTGATCACTTACGTCAATGAGACATCGGACACATACGACGCCCTCTGCCTGGACATCGACAACGGCCCCGACTGGACCGTCACCGAGGACAACGAAACCCTCTACTCGCCTCCCGGACTGGCAAGCTGCGCAAGGGTGTTGAGACCCGGTGGAGTACTCGCCGTATGGTCCGCACAGCCCTCTCCGGAATTTGAAGGAACCCTACGGAATGCCGGGTTCCAACAGGTGCGTACCGAAGAGATCCCCGTTGCCCGGGGCGTTCCCGACGTGGTTCACCTGGCGGTCCGACCCGGATAG
- a CDS encoding Clp protease N-terminal domain-containing protein yields the protein MFERFTEDARAVVTGAVEHCARSGERHVDETHLLLALLDREGSRGSFALAALGLPGRREAVVHDLAEARRRGGLTRADADALNDLGIDLTEIISRVEETHGPGALAAAGKDTGRRRAGHRPFTRGAKEVLTGALRAAVARHDRCIGDQHLLLALTARPGIPSEVLADHGVTHASLTRVLYGPGPGQARAS from the coding sequence ATGTTCGAACGGTTCACCGAGGACGCCCGGGCCGTGGTCACCGGCGCGGTCGAGCACTGCGCCCGGTCCGGGGAACGGCACGTGGACGAGACACACCTCCTGCTCGCCCTCCTCGACCGCGAGGGCAGCCGCGGCTCCTTCGCGCTGGCCGCGCTCGGACTGCCCGGCCGGCGCGAAGCGGTCGTGCACGACCTGGCCGAGGCCCGCCGCAGGGGCGGTCTCACCCGCGCCGACGCGGATGCCCTCAACGACCTCGGCATCGACCTCACCGAGATCATCTCCCGCGTCGAGGAGACCCACGGTCCCGGCGCCCTCGCGGCGGCCGGCAAGGACACCGGCCGACGCCGGGCCGGGCACCGGCCCTTCACCCGAGGGGCCAAGGAGGTGCTGACGGGCGCCCTGCGCGCCGCCGTCGCCCGCCACGACCGGTGCATTGGGGACCAGCATCTGCTGCTCGCCCTGACCGCCCGCCCCGGAATCCCCTCCGAGGTGCTGGCCGACCACGGCGTCACCCACGCATCCCTGACCCGGGTCCTCTACGGCCCCGGCCCCGGCCAGGCCCGCGCGAGCTGA
- a CDS encoding DUF6104 family protein produces MYFTDRGIEELEKRRGEEEVTFEWLAEQLRTFVDLNPDFEVPVERLATWLARLDDEEDED; encoded by the coding sequence ATGTACTTCACCGACCGTGGCATCGAGGAACTGGAGAAGCGGCGCGGCGAGGAGGAGGTCACCTTCGAGTGGCTCGCCGAACAACTCCGCACGTTCGTCGACCTCAACCCCGACTTCGAAGTCCCCGTAGAACGCCTGGCCACCTGGCTGGCCCGGCTGGACGACGAGGAGGACGAGGACTGA
- a CDS encoding DUF4097 family beta strand repeat-containing protein codes for MSEWSVAEPGKLTFDDPVTSLHVRIVNGTVNVMGTEDSTARLEVSGIEGPPLTVTHQHGTLTVAYDDLPWRGFLKWLDRKGWRRSAEVTLAVPAGTRVEVGVIGAHAMVSGIEQTTEVKGVTGDATLVGISGPLRATTVSGNVETQAVTGEQRLNSVSGDLTVVEGASPFVKADSVSGAIILDLDPAGGPTDARLTNVSGEIAVRLAHPADAEVEANTAGGAVSNAFDDLRVTGQWGTKRITGRLGGGTGRLKATTVSGSIALLRRPSDDEPWDTPPPPGPTDDHTPAPNAPSPTDSAPGGSSSDATTHGPTTHGPTADGPTDKKVL; via the coding sequence ATGTCCGAGTGGTCCGTCGCAGAGCCGGGAAAGCTCACCTTCGACGACCCCGTGACGTCCCTGCACGTCCGCATCGTCAACGGCACGGTGAACGTCATGGGCACGGAGGACTCCACCGCCCGCCTCGAGGTCTCCGGCATAGAGGGTCCCCCGCTGACGGTGACGCACCAGCACGGCACCCTCACCGTCGCGTACGACGACCTCCCCTGGCGCGGCTTCCTGAAGTGGCTCGACCGCAAGGGCTGGCGCCGCTCCGCCGAGGTCACCCTCGCGGTACCGGCCGGCACCCGCGTGGAGGTCGGCGTGATCGGCGCCCACGCGATGGTCTCGGGCATCGAGCAGACCACGGAGGTCAAGGGCGTCACGGGCGATGCGACACTCGTGGGCATCTCCGGCCCCCTGCGGGCGACGACGGTGTCGGGGAACGTGGAGACGCAGGCCGTCACCGGCGAACAGCGGCTCAACTCGGTCTCCGGCGACCTCACCGTCGTCGAGGGTGCCTCGCCCTTCGTCAAGGCGGACTCGGTGAGCGGCGCGATCATCCTGGACCTGGACCCGGCCGGCGGCCCCACGGACGCCCGGCTGACCAACGTCTCGGGCGAGATCGCCGTCCGCCTCGCTCACCCGGCCGACGCGGAGGTGGAGGCGAACACGGCGGGCGGCGCGGTCTCCAACGCGTTCGACGACCTCCGGGTGACCGGGCAGTGGGGTACGAAGAGGATCACGGGCCGGCTCGGCGGCGGCACCGGCCGGCTCAAGGCGACCACCGTCTCCGGCTCCATCGCCCTCCTGCGCCGCCCGAGCGACGACGAGCCGTGGGACACCCCACCACCCCCTGGCCCCACCGACGACCACACTCCCGCCCCGAACGCGCCCTCCCCGACCGACTCCGCCCCGGGCGGCTCTTCGAGCGACGCGACCACGCACGGCCCGACCACGCACGGCCCGACCGCGGACGGCCCGACCGACAAGAAGGTGCTCTGA
- a CDS encoding helix-turn-helix transcriptional regulator: MAPVFAHGRLRLYLLKLLDEAPRHGYEVIRLLEERFQGLYAPSAGTVYPRLAKLEAEGLVTHTTEGGRKVYSITDAGRAELAGRSGELADLELEIRESVAELAAEIRADVRGAAGDLRREMQAAVSQARGGRKKQETPWESRDWAEDGESWRAAKEEMRRVKQEWKEQARRAKDESRRAREEAQRARRQAKEAQEHARAQAQEEMQRIAKRVQEHAQEHFERGDWPTGVREGLSELAKEFGEFGKVFGKEFGKDLGKDFGFGRPEQGDASPSRPGRPEPEYTVTPEEFPAAYEPAWAHESPTGEPARDLDRLLDRFRDDIRDAARDHGVSEDQLRDARRHLSTAAAHIGAILRTPKV; this comes from the coding sequence ATGGCCCCCGTCTTCGCCCACGGCCGGCTGCGGCTGTATCTCCTCAAGTTGCTGGACGAGGCCCCGCGCCACGGCTACGAGGTGATCCGGCTGCTGGAGGAGCGCTTCCAGGGGCTCTACGCCCCCTCGGCCGGCACCGTCTACCCCCGCCTCGCCAAGCTGGAGGCCGAGGGGCTGGTCACCCACACCACCGAGGGCGGCCGCAAGGTGTACTCGATCACCGACGCGGGCCGTGCGGAACTGGCCGGGCGCAGCGGCGAACTGGCCGACCTCGAACTGGAGATCCGGGAGTCGGTGGCGGAGCTGGCCGCCGAGATCCGCGCGGACGTCCGGGGCGCCGCGGGCGATCTGCGCCGGGAGATGCAGGCGGCGGTCAGCCAGGCCCGGGGCGGCCGCAAGAAGCAGGAGACGCCCTGGGAGTCGCGCGACTGGGCCGAGGACGGGGAATCGTGGCGGGCCGCGAAGGAGGAGATGCGGCGCGTCAAGCAGGAGTGGAAGGAGCAGGCCAGGCGGGCGAAGGACGAGAGTCGCCGGGCCCGCGAGGAGGCCCAGCGGGCCCGCCGCCAGGCCAAGGAGGCCCAGGAGCACGCCCGCGCCCAGGCGCAGGAGGAGATGCAGCGGATCGCCAAGCGGGTCCAGGAGCACGCCCAGGAACACTTCGAGCGCGGCGACTGGCCCACCGGCGTCCGCGAGGGCCTGAGCGAACTGGCCAAGGAGTTCGGCGAGTTCGGCAAGGTCTTCGGCAAGGAGTTCGGGAAGGACCTCGGCAAGGACTTCGGTTTCGGACGCCCTGAGCAGGGGGACGCGTCCCCGTCCCGCCCCGGCCGGCCCGAGCCGGAGTACACGGTCACCCCGGAGGAGTTCCCCGCCGCCTACGAACCGGCCTGGGCCCACGAGTCCCCCACGGGAGAGCCGGCCCGCGACCTCGACCGGCTCCTGGACCGCTTCCGCGACGACATCCGCGACGCGGCCCGGGACCACGGCGTCTCCGAGGACCAGCTCCGCGACGCCCGCCGCCATCTGTCCACGGCGGCGGCCCACATCGGCGCGATACTCCGGACGCCGAAGGTGTAG
- a CDS encoding response regulator transcription factor has protein sequence MEQTHTSHNGTATTNGAQRRVLVVEDDQTIVDAIATRLRAEGFLVQTAGDGPSAVDTAEAWQPDLLILDIMLPGFDGLEVCRRVQAQRPVPVLMLTARDDETDMLVGLGVGADDYMTKPFSMRELAARVHVLLRRVERAALAATTPRSGILRLGELEIDHAQRRVRVRSEDVHLTPTEFDLLVCLANTPRAVLSREQLLAEVWDWADASGTRTVDSHIKALRRKIGAERIRTVHGVGYALETPTP, from the coding sequence ATGGAGCAGACACACACCTCCCACAACGGCACGGCGACGACGAACGGCGCACAGCGCCGGGTTCTGGTGGTCGAGGACGACCAGACGATCGTCGATGCCATCGCGACCCGTCTGCGCGCCGAGGGATTTCTCGTGCAAACGGCGGGCGACGGCCCGTCCGCGGTGGACACCGCCGAAGCCTGGCAGCCCGATCTGCTGATCCTCGACATCATGCTGCCCGGCTTCGACGGGCTCGAGGTCTGCCGCCGGGTGCAGGCCCAGCGCCCGGTGCCGGTGCTGATGCTCACCGCGCGGGACGACGAGACCGACATGCTGGTCGGTCTCGGCGTCGGCGCCGACGACTACATGACCAAGCCGTTCTCCATGCGGGAACTGGCCGCCCGGGTGCACGTCCTGCTGCGCCGGGTGGAGCGGGCCGCGCTCGCCGCGACGACTCCGCGCTCGGGCATCCTCCGCCTGGGCGAACTGGAGATCGACCACGCACAGCGCCGGGTCCGGGTGCGCAGCGAGGACGTGCATCTGACGCCCACCGAGTTCGACCTGCTGGTGTGCCTCGCCAACACCCCGCGTGCCGTACTCTCGCGCGAGCAGCTGCTCGCCGAGGTGTGGGACTGGGCGGACGCGTCCGGGACGCGGACCGTGGACAGCCACATCAAGGCGCTGCGGCGGAAGATCGGTGCGGAGCGGATCCGCACGGTGCACGGTGTGGGCTACGCGCTGGAGACGCCGACGCCCTGA